The window CCTACCAATAAGGAGACAGATTAGACTAGCAAcagatttttcagcagaaactttacaggccagaagggagtgtcaCGATATATTCAAaaggctgaaagaaaaaaacctgcCAACCAAAAATACTCTCCCCAGCAAAACTgtcattcagaaatgaaggaggcgagcaaaacctaaaggagttcatcaccaccaatcaGACGTTACAAGAAACATTACAGGGACTTCTTCAAGCTAAAAAGAAAGGGTGTTAGTAACAAGAACACATATGAAAGAATAACTCTCACTGGAAAAGTAAATAGATAATAAAGGTATTGGACTAATCACCTCAGACTCATCACAATACGTTCTTTCTCTTaagacactttttttaaaaaaacttctcgGTAggataagacactggggggcaggggaggccaggggattgtcaagggcggggggaaaaaaggacacatatgtaataccctttgtaatactttaagcaatgaaacaataaaaaaaaaaatttttgaggcaaaaaaaaacaaaaaacagaacaaaaaccaaCTTCTCGGTatggcctagctggtgtggctcagtggttgagcatcgacccatgaaccaggaggttcatgGTCACCTTAGGATTCTtgtttagggcacatgcctgggcggcgggctcaatccccaacaggggcgtacaagaggcagccgatcaatgatcaatgatcaatgatcaatgattgtagctctctctccctctcccttcctctctgaaatcaataaaaaaaatttttttaaagaaaaaacttcTCATTACGCAGTTAggcttccctccccttctctctcggCATGTGGGCAAGGCTGGAATTAGGCAGTCACCATATTactaaaatgggcaaagaaaacaaaccaacGACGACTGAATGTAACTGAAGCATTTCTGAACCAGCGCAGCAGTAACGGTCACTTCTGTCCTTTAACGCGTCCTCCTCACAAGGAGGCGGCGGGCAGGGTGGCGGAGGGCGACCGGAGACCACTGCGgttcccggccccgcccccgcctccgcccGCTGACCGTGAACAAACGGGCAGGCCCGTGGGGTGAGGAGTCCGCTGCCCCGCACTCCGCCCAGGCCTCTGGGAGCAACGACAGACTGGGGACGGGGCGCAGAGCAGGGAGCCGGGAGGAGGGACGAAGGGGCGCCGCCCCGACGTGAGGCTCGGCGGCGGGCAGGCCCCAGACTCACGTTTGTACTCGGCCATCAGCCTCTTCAGCGCCGTCCCCGCCATCGCCGGGGAAACAGCTGTGCCGTCGGACGTCGCCGCTAAGCTCGTATCCTCCCGCCCGAGGACGGGGTTACTTCCGGTCGCTGCCGGGAGCACAGAAGCCCTTCCGGGTCGCGGGGCgcgcgcgggggcggggcaggcgcgGAAGTGAGAGGGGCTCGCAGAAAGGGGCGGAGTGCGGCCAGGGGCGGAGTGGGACGTCCCCGTCACGGGGAGGGGGTCGCGCGTCTCTGGCCCTTGGTCCCGGGTGGCTCGGCCCTGCGGCCGCGTTGTGGGGTTCAAGCCGCTTCTAGCAGCCCCCGTTCCTGCGGCGCCTGGTCTTCCCGGAGATTCCAGGGTCGGGTGCTTGGTAACCGCCTGTTCCGTCACGGCGGCCGCAGGAGGGTCCAGTGGAGGACGGGGACGAAGGACGGCGCGACGGCCGAGCGGGGGACGCGAGCTGGGCAGACGTCGTTTAGAtggggacttttaaaaatatatatatatttattgatttcagagaggaagggagagggagcgaaagaaacatcgatgagagagaatcattgacggctgcctcccgcaggccccctactggggacggagccggcaacccgggcacgtgcgcCTGCCTGGAATccaaccgggacccttcagtccgcaggccctgGCTCtacccacggagccacaccagccagggcagggcgtCTTTTCAAGACACCGGGAGGAGGGGGCCGGAATGGAGGCGCTGCCATCGGTGGTGCCACCGCCGCTAGGAGCCAGTCCTGACGCGGCCCAACGGCAGCCCAAGGAGACCGGCTCCCAAGACAGTGACGCCCCCAATGCCTTCCGACCGGGGTTGGGTTTGGAAAGCGGGTCGGCGATGGTGGCGGGTTTTTTCTGCCAGCGCGGCCACCACTGGGGGTGCCCAGACTCGGCCCCacggagggagggacctgggggGCCCCGGGGCCCCCAGCCTCGGCCAGCCCGCTGACCAGCATGACCTGGGTTCTGAGGAGCAGGCGTGATATGTGAGGGCTTCCTGGGCCATCACAGGGGGAGGCCAAGTTCAGGATGAAGTTAGTGTCTTTTATACCTTTGGTAACTAACGTTCTGAAGTATGAAAGGCCTCTCACAGCTGAACCCGGTTGAAGGTAGTTTTAACCTCAATATCTTGCTTCCCCAGCTGGGAGCTTGTGACACCTACTGGGGTTTTCCTGGGAGGGAGGTTCCTGGGATGAGGGCCTTTCAGTGCTGAAATGGGGCTGTGCCCGCTGGGACCCTGGCACCACTGGCAGGATAAATAGTGCCTGTCTCCTCCTGAAGCATCAATTTAACTCTAAGATCCTAGGAGTTCGATTTatgtaaatacattttcttaattttagaggaaaagagaaacatcgatttgttgttcaacttatttatgcattcattggttggtttcttatgtgccctgattggggatcgaacccatcACCTTGGCATAGCAGgaggacgctctaaccaactgagttacccaacTAGggcctataaatatttttaaaatattaataccaAGAGGTAGTATTCCAAATGCACAGTTTGCATAAATTTTGAGAGAGAAGATAACCTCAAGGACATGCCTTGTTCTTTCTTCCATCTACATTCAGTGCAGTGGGTGGGAATTCAAGCAGCACTGCTCTGATGTCCCAAACTCAgcctgtctctcctctcctcGCTTGAGGGAGGAGTGCAGGGGCTTCTCTGCGGATGCAGAGCCCCCACCTCCACTCTCCGGGGCACCTAGCAAATTACTCAGTCCCTGTAATGTGCTGGAACCCATCTTCTTTGGCTGGTGTAAATGATCAGGTGCGAGAGTGGACGTGCTATATCCCAGCTCCCCTTCATCTTTCAGTTTGTACTAACCTCACCTGAAGGACTAACTAAAACAGCTAGGTCATTTTCAAACCTGGTTTTGTCACAGCACAGTCCCCTGGGAAGTTCTGTCAAATTAGCAGCAGTTCACTCAGCTGCAAAGCAAGCAAGGGTGTCAATCACACAGAAGAAAACTAGTCGGACAGTAAGGCACCAAACAACTTGAGAGGCTACGGATGTccaaatcagctgcctccaaaaCCCACCCTCTTTGCATGCGGCATCACAAAGCCAGTTTAGTTTTGGAGAGCTCTGGGATACGTGAGTGTGTGGACTCCTCAGAAGGTGCCAGCCCAGTACGGGCACTCTGCCAGGAatgcagggagtgggggaggcaacAGATGAATACTTACTTTTCAGCAACTAGCCTTTAAACAAAACTCTGAGTGGCCTTGCTGAATGGTCATTACAGATGTTGAATTGTGACAGTCAGCCGCAAACTCCAAATGCAATATTTAATACAAGAGACAGAATATCAAACTATATTTACTGTTTACAGTAGTAAAGGACAACAAAGAATGTACAAATTGTGAACAAACAGCAGAGCCAGCAGACACCACATCCACACCCCAACAGCAAAACACAAAGGAAAGGCAAGATTCCGGGCAAGCAAGAGATGATGGTCCAGGTCGCACTGTTCGGGTAccaggaggcagagcagggcccTCAGGCAGCAGGGGTTCCATACAGAAGGGCAGGAGGAGAACTGAAGGTTTAATAGGTATAGGTTCCAAAATGTTTCACAGAAATGAAATCACAGCTAATGTCAGGAAAGCGGCAGAGCACATCCGTGAGAACAAAGTGAAGTCATCTTTGCACAGGGCCCATCTGTAACCACACTTGAAGTAGCTCTTTGACACAAAAAAAGTCACTGCAAAATCAGCAATACTTAATCGTACTTTGTTATATAGAAACCATAATTATTCATCAGAGCAAACACTGGAAGAAATCTGAGGCCACAGTACTACTGCCAAGTGAGAAGCATGGCAATTGCTTTCCTCTATTAAAAGGGGacccctgaaactaatacaaaatagtattgaatataaactgtaattcaaaaattaaaaaaaaaagaaggggaaaagccAATTTCTGCTGCACCCTGCTTTGCCCATGCACCAGCAGGGGCCCCGGGCCTGCCCCTGCCCAAGGGGAGCTAAAGGACCAGAGTGCCCAGGCCCGTGCTACTGAGGGACTCAGTTACTTTAAAAAGCATTCCAGTATTCTCCCTTCAACTTTACCATATTCTCACAAAACTTAAACTTGCAATATTTAGCATTGAAAAAACCTACAAGACAGGAAGTGGACCTACAAGAAACAGTAAGTGGAAGTTTGTCTCCCCACAATGCCCCCAAAACGGCCCACCAAAGCACCCCCACTTTGATGATGTGAGCTCTCTACAATGGAATACGCAGGGGGATTTACTCAATACCTGGGATAAGATCCCTGTCTAGACTAAAAAGGGACATTCACACAACAAGCTTCAGGGAAATGTtgtgagagggggaaagacaaaaATGAGAGCAAAAGCAAACCCCCAAAACCTTGCAACTCATTTTCCTAAACAAACATGACACTGGCTGGCCCGGTTCAGGTAAGGATTCATCCCTGCAGACAGTTTTGAGTTGCACCCGCAgtatgtcagagaggaaaggaatttTTGTGGATGTCCTTGGTTCCTGCAGACTCCTTTGTGATTGGCATGGTCACGTGTTCACTATTCAACAGCAAATGCAAGGACGGTGACAAAGTGGGCCGGTCCCTCTACAGACCACATCCCAAGAGGCAGCCAGTCGCCCGTGAGCCTCCTGTTTGCTGCTGGAACACATCAATGGTATCTTCATCCTCCATCTCCAACTGGCAGGGTCGACGTGACAGGCACAGTGAGAGAGGGGAAATCTGTTAGTTTTCTCGCCATCACAGGAACAAAAACTGTTCAACTGAACACACATGTCCACTGCAGTGTCTCCCTCGCACCGGCGCACAACACCCCACCACACCTTTGCTCTGTGGGTTGCTCCGGGGTCGCTAGGTCATATCAGGGAGAAGAGGCTTTGGTTAGGATTTCCAATAAGCTACTATTCTGCAACCTTCCCCTAACAAAATTCACAAACGAATATTCAAAACTAACTTTAAGTGACAGAAAAACTAggtttcattaaaaaatgaacaagtatCTGAAATTGTTACTGAAAATTACACAAAATCAGATCCCAATCAGGAACATCCACAGAGTGGTGCTAAGTCCTCAGGACCAGCAGGGGCCAGCCATGCACTTCATAGCAGGTGCAGTGGACGGCGGATTCCAAAGCAAACCAAGTCAGAAAAGAAGAACCCTTGGTAaggggccagctgctggctgcaccCCTGCTCCCCGTCCCTTCCCTTCAACACCAGGCCAGAGATGGGCAGAAgctccccacctgctgctcctgacACCACGGGAATGGACATCTGCCCTGACCTCTGTCCATTCTCGGGACAAAAGAACTTCTGCCAAATCATAGACACTAAACAGGGCTGGAGGCAGTAACATTTCCCAGAAACGTTCTCAAAAACAGGGAAGTAGGTCCGGGTGAGCGGGCCCTGTGCTGCTGTGGACACTACCTGAACAGGAGCCAGAGTGACAGGCCAGAGAAGAGCgttccagccccccaccccagtgcaagCCCCCAGAAAGCCTCACAAAGCCAACCACCATCTCAGCAGCAGAGTTCCTCAACTGAGCAGAAATACGTAGCTCTTTTACATGTGCCGGCCCAATGGATTCTGCCTCTGTGAAGGGCAAGACTGAGTGAGACCCCAATAGCAGGTGACTCTGGATCACAGGTCATCCAGCTGATGAATGACAAGAACCAGACTGAACCTCGGCCTCCAGCTCCATCCGAAACTTTTCACTGTGGGGCCATGCAATGCAATATGCTGGGCCGACACTGAgactgttggggggagggggggacgtgTCACGGGCTTAGCAAAAGCTAACTCCTGACCGATAATGAAGGGGTACACACTACTTTCCATCCATACCCCTATGCACAAATGCTTACAGGGCACAAGAAGCAAGCCAATAAGTTAGCCACAAATTGACTAACACTACAAATTCCATGtccagaccaccagggggtgtgagTGCATCTGCCCATCTTGCCTGGACCCCTCTGCTAAGCCCCCAGGCCGCCCGCTGCACCTCCCAGCCTGGAGGACGTCCAACAAAGGGCATCATTCTCATCTGAAACACTGAACTGCCCGATTAATATGTTAAATACTCTAATAACTAAGAACATTAAGAAAAAGTAAGGTATCCCATATGAACACCCATCAGTAGCTCCTCAACAAGAATATTTCAAACAGCAATTAGTCAAATGCAGGTTGAAATGGCCTCAAGATGCGGAAGCTGCTTTCATACCTGGGCCGGGGTGTCTGCTTCATTAATTGGCTGCCCATCAAACCTGAATCTAATCTGTCTCATTGACAAGCCctgaaaagaaaaggcaaatataattaaatatttctagGTTATGCATTAATTCAAAAACATCAAATATTTACACCAAAATACCAAGATTCtgaccagaggatattttttcattgatttttagagagaatggaagggagagggagagacagagagaaacatccatgtgagagagacacatcgattggttgcctcctgcacgcccactgaccaggtccgtgcccttgaccgaatggCACCTTGCACCTTCAAtccgtgggctgacgctctatccactgagccaaatcggctaagGCCAAAACCCGTTTTTTCATTTAATGGGTCCTCAGGTTGTAAAGGCCCCATACATGCTGCAGAAGCAAACACAGTTCTTTGCTGAGTAGCACACTTTAATTAAACCAGGATTCAGTGAATTTCAAGAATAAAGTTTCAAGGCACTTGAGttccccttttaaaaatgtcacaaaCTTGAAGAATATACTTTAGTATTAATATACCTACAAAAAGTGGATAtgttagaataattttttaaaagtaatataaaatatctttGCGTAAGAGTTTATCAAAAATTAGCAAGAAATCATTTCTTGAAAAGCacatgaaattttagaaattaaaattagaaattcaaTGACAACTGAAACAGCAAATCGGACACAGCTGAAAAGAGACTTTGTGAAGCGAATAACAGGGCTAAAGGAATAACTAGAATGCAAGTCAATAGATACAGACATAAAAAGTACGGAATAGAACATGGACTGAGGGTTCTGAATGTGCAGGTGGATGATCCAGTGGATTAAAAACCTACTGGTGGGCCTACAATGCATTTAATGTGAGGCCAACACCAGCACCTTCAGAAACTACTGTTCTAGCGACTTATAGCTCCAGGCACTTGCCCCTACTGGTCCCTCTCACTTCCCTCCAGAAGCCAAGTAGGATTTCCTAACGGCTGGCACCGCCACCTTCCCCCTTAAAAAATTCTCAGAGACAGAAACAGGTCAGGTGGCAGAGGCATGTGACAAGAAGACCGCACGAAACTGGAAGCAGTCCCGATGGCTGTGGCCTTGAGAAAGGCAGGGGGAAAGGCATTTTCCATCCAAAAAGGAGCGCATGCAGACTTTCTGCATCTTGAGGGAATGGTAAACATGGTCAGGGTGCAAAGACATTGCCCTTTTAAAAGCAGCTCTGATTTTGCTTAAACAGGAGAGATGGGATTAAAACATACATCTCGGCTCCTCCTGAAACCCTGctgaaaagacaaaaaataaaaaagatgccctggccagtgtggttcagttagttaagcgtcgtcccgtgcaccaaaaggttgccaattACATTgccagtcagtgcacatacccgggtttcgggttcaatcctcagttggAGTACATGCCGGAGGCAACcgatctgtctctctctcacatcaatgtttctcccccccccttcctctctctctaaaaaaaatcaataaagaaattaaaaaggcaTAGTCAGCAGGACAAAGAACAGAAGAGGGGACGAGCCAGCAGAAAATAGGTGCTACTGATGGGCTGCAAGTTCCAAAGCCCGGATGCtttgggtgggagggggggcaaCAAGATGCAGCCctgagaggggaggggcaggcacagaCGGTCTGGGAGGCAGaggtgcagcaggcagctgatttTGGGTGATGCCTAGAAGTTCCTATCAGACCCCAAGTCAGGGCCGCCAACTCCAAGAGGCCAGGAGCTGTGCCGTCCACAGGCAGAGGGAGCTCCGGGCTGGAGTGAAACGTGAGGAGCAGCACGCACACCCAGAACTCCTTGGGGAAGAGGACAGGGCACCTATCACACCACAGCAGTGAGGTCCCTCCCCCACTGAGTGAGGGGCCCAGGTGGAGGGGATCGGCCAGGACCAAAGGTGAGTCCATGGAGCATGATGAGAGCAAAACAGACGCAGGGATGAAGCACAGATGCATTTGAGCTGTAAGTTCATGACACTAACACAAATAATCACAACTGAAAAGGCTCAATTTAACTGGTCACTGTGGGAGGACGCAAGTGAGTCAGCTCATTACTTTGAAAACTGGTAAGTAAAGGGGAAGAATCAAGCATTTTGTGGAAACCAAACTGTGATGAGGGATGTGTCTCCACAGCGTTTTCCAGCTACCGTGTGAAGGAGCCAGGGAACTGCACTCAAATTCCCTGTTCTGCAATCTCCCAGGAAGGAAGCCGCACAAACACTGATCCAAGAGCAGACGTGGTCACACTCCACCCCCAGAGGAAGAGGCAGCATTGTGCCTGGCCTGCTGAAGCAAGAGCTGATGGGCACAACCTGGAGATGAAGAGGGCTGAAGAGAGAAGGCCACCAAGGAGTGCGCACACTTGTGcagacacacatacatgcacacacacaaatatgcatCACACCAATGCACACATGTGCAGACACACATGCGCACTTCCAGGACAGTGGAGCCCTGAACAGCCTGGACATGGGGTGACAGCAGAGTCCCACCCAGCCCACAGGCACACCTGCCGCTCGCAGTAGGCCTTCATCAGCTTGCTCAGTGGGGTGTGTCTCTTAATCTTGAACTGGACCACGGAGCCATCTTGCCCGGCCACTTTCAGGTTGATGTGGTCATTCTCTGTCTTCACTCCCTCCTGCAAGAGACATGACACTGGGCCTCAACGCCATGTCCCAAAATAACCACTCTTTTAAAGGGCACATCTTTAGGTAATTgctggaggtttttttttttaagtcattaaaaAGCAACCTAATTCCGAAAACTCTCCAGCAATCCAGTCACTCgtgatggttttatttttacacagaaattatttttaacttctacTTGTTAAGCATTCATGTGTAAGGAAATGCAATGCAAATCTACAGAGTTCATAGATTggtaattcaaagaaaaaaaaaaatctgttcaatAAATCTAGAAAAAACTAAAGTCCACGTCAGCCACAGATGACTCTGTGAAGCCAGAGGGAAACCAAGGTATGCCCGTCCTCCTGGGGGAGCGGACTGCGCAGCAGCACCTTCCGCCTTCTAGCTGCCGACGCCGTGTAGTTCAATCAGCCCCATCTGGTCAGGGACACTCACAGTACTTTATCTTACGGAATTCCTGGCTCACTCACAGCTCCTGAGCAACCACACATGGAATGGATGCCACAAGTCTGTGTCCTGCAGCAGCAGCTCAGTCTGAGAAGCATTTCCTACGAACCAGAGTGACGTGCCCGCAGGGTGCAGTGCCAGTGAGGGTCCTGCAGTCACAGAGCCACCTCATTTATCTGGCACTAACTGTTTGGGAATAAAGAGTTTATCTTTGAGCAAAATGATGAAACTGACCCGAATCAATCTGAAAATAAAGATTTGATGGAACTCAAAGTGATTCTGTACTTTCTCCCGCTGACACACATGCTCCCTTGTTGGTGCGTCCCCAGAAGA is drawn from Myotis daubentonii chromosome 3, mMyoDau2.1, whole genome shotgun sequence and contains these coding sequences:
- the SUMO3 gene encoding small ubiquitin-related modifier 3, giving the protein MSEEKPKEGVKTENDHINLKVAGQDGSVVQFKIKRHTPLSKLMKAYCERQGLSMRQIRFRFDGQPINEADTPAQLEMEDEDTIDVFQQQTGGSRATGCLLGCGL